The following proteins are encoded in a genomic region of Maribacter hydrothermalis:
- a CDS encoding bifunctional metallophosphatase/5'-nucleotidase, producing the protein MDRRKFIRNTAATSSLLTLGGLSLNSCDSPRNKHITILHTNDVHSHVDAFPNDHADFPGLGGLARRAGLVHSIRQENPNTLLFDAGDIFQGTPYFNFYGGELEFKLMSMLNYDATTIGNHDFDNGIDGLLAQMPYAKFNFLSANYDFSNTVLDGLTKPYKIYEKDGIKVGVYGLGIQLDGLVTKQLYKETVFINPFEVAIDMETKLKEVEKCDLVICLSHLGYEYNLEQKPDDLKLAKKTKHTDLIIGGHTHTFLDKPTVVTNGAGRDILVNQVGCFGVNLGRIDFYFNNETTVADGYTIKV; encoded by the coding sequence ATGGATAGAAGGAAGTTTATAAGAAATACTGCTGCAACATCAAGTCTATTAACCCTAGGAGGCTTATCTTTAAATTCTTGCGATTCGCCCAGAAATAAGCATATTACTATTTTGCACACAAATGATGTTCATAGCCATGTGGATGCTTTCCCAAATGACCATGCCGATTTTCCTGGTTTAGGGGGATTAGCTCGAAGAGCCGGATTGGTGCATAGTATTAGACAAGAAAACCCAAATACATTGCTTTTTGATGCCGGTGATATTTTCCAAGGTACTCCCTACTTCAATTTTTATGGAGGTGAGTTAGAATTTAAGCTAATGAGTATGCTCAATTATGATGCGACCACTATAGGTAATCATGATTTTGATAATGGTATTGATGGTCTTTTAGCGCAAATGCCCTATGCAAAATTTAATTTCTTGAGTGCTAACTACGATTTTTCCAATACGGTTTTAGACGGATTAACAAAGCCATATAAAATTTATGAAAAAGATGGAATTAAAGTTGGTGTCTATGGTTTAGGGATTCAATTAGACGGTTTAGTAACAAAACAATTGTATAAAGAAACCGTTTTTATTAACCCATTTGAAGTCGCTATAGATATGGAAACCAAACTTAAAGAAGTGGAAAAATGTGATTTAGTCATATGCCTGTCGCATTTAGGTTATGAGTATAATTTAGAACAAAAGCCGGATGATTTAAAACTGGCAAAAAAAACCAAACACACCGATTTAATTATTGGTGGCCATACTCATACATTCTTAGACAAACCTACCGTTGTTACTAACGGCGCTGGTAGAGATATTCTGGTAAACCAAGTGGGTTGTTTTGGTGTTAATCTTGGACGAATAGATTTTTATTTCAATAACGAAACCACGGTAGCAGATGGCTATACCATTAAAGTCTAA
- a CDS encoding GNAT family N-acetyltransferase yields MSHIKRTTSSNEHFLELVAMLDADLAIRDGEENAFYAQFNGVVHLKHCVVLYINKVPVACGAFKIFNKDSVEVKRMFVLPNFRGKGLASLILQELEKWALEEKFTYSILETGLRQPEAIALYKKNNYKITTNYPPYENIANSVCFKKLL; encoded by the coding sequence ATGAGCCATATAAAAAGAACAACAAGTAGCAATGAGCATTTTCTAGAATTGGTTGCCATGCTAGATGCCGACTTAGCTATTCGTGACGGCGAAGAAAATGCATTCTACGCCCAATTCAATGGTGTTGTTCATTTAAAACATTGTGTAGTCCTATACATAAATAAAGTGCCGGTAGCTTGCGGAGCATTTAAAATTTTCAACAAGGATTCTGTAGAAGTAAAAAGAATGTTTGTTTTACCAAATTTTCGTGGAAAAGGTTTGGCATCTTTAATTTTACAAGAATTAGAAAAATGGGCTTTAGAAGAAAAGTTCACCTATAGTATTCTTGAAACCGGACTACGCCAACCTGAGGCCATAGCACTTTACAAAAAGAATAATTACAAAATTACTACTAACTACCCGCCATACGAGAACATAGCCAACAGTGTTTGTTTTAAAAAGTTGTTATAA
- a CDS encoding xanthine dehydrogenase family protein molybdopterin-binding subunit translates to MSKSDNNRKTGSRRRFLIRGGLGTVGVFALGTYLLRNPIRRSVLGMVNSMDLTYMGETSNPMLWFEITKDNVILLYSPKVEMGQGIFTGLAQMAADELEVDIDKIEVVHASSASGNIDSFGTGGSTSIASLWQPLREMAATMREMVKHEAAKKLGVEIKNISVENGVVSANGKSLTYSNVVEGVTDWNIPDVPPLKEFSGFKYIGKPIPRVDLKAKVYGDPVFGMDAQMANMLYGCVVRPTKIGAKFISADTKKAENMPGVVKIVHEEDFVGVVATSLIEAENAKHAIEVVWDAPASLNTADITKIMTVGNGVSSIIQKEGDALKDEEDVYSLEFRTPIGAHAQIEPNGVLASVEGDKAIIKIATQVIGITRKEVAQRLGFDEENVNVIPTYLGGGFGRRLHTPHAIQAAVMSKAVGRPVKYFFSRKEEFQHDMFRPPTHHRIKGKLGEDGMLVGLEHHFVSGDVGNNSALLPAILPKILGADVGAIRGAFIQYTKVPNHRTVYWYVKLPFATSWWRSLGLLANTFAIESFIDEMALKANKNPVDFRLAHINDDEAGTRLKDVIQAAGEKAAYTDDVLNGRAMGFAASVDAGTPCAHVVEVSIENNEIKVHKVTVALDPGIAVNPDQVRAQCEGCVIMGISASMFEQMYVENGELLPTIYGPYEMALMKHSPKEIDVVLLQGVNKPGPVGEPPLGPIAAAIGNAVRRLTGERLTELPLKLS, encoded by the coding sequence ATGAGCAAAAGTGATAACAATAGAAAAACTGGGTCAAGAAGAAGGTTTTTAATACGAGGTGGTTTAGGCACTGTAGGTGTTTTTGCATTAGGAACATATTTGCTTAGAAACCCTATTAGAAGGTCCGTGTTAGGGATGGTGAATTCTATGGATTTAACGTATATGGGAGAAACAAGTAACCCAATGCTATGGTTCGAAATAACAAAAGATAACGTTATACTTTTATACTCTCCAAAAGTTGAAATGGGCCAAGGAATTTTTACAGGGCTAGCGCAAATGGCAGCAGATGAATTAGAAGTTGATATTGATAAAATAGAAGTAGTCCATGCTTCTTCTGCATCTGGTAATATTGATAGTTTTGGCACTGGTGGTAGTACTTCTATAGCCAGCCTTTGGCAACCATTACGGGAAATGGCTGCTACCATGAGAGAAATGGTTAAACATGAAGCAGCAAAAAAGTTAGGGGTAGAAATTAAAAATATTTCAGTTGAAAATGGAGTTGTTTCAGCTAATGGTAAATCATTGACCTATTCCAATGTAGTTGAAGGAGTAACCGATTGGAACATACCAGATGTGCCGCCGTTAAAAGAATTTAGCGGTTTTAAATATATAGGCAAACCTATTCCTAGGGTTGATTTAAAGGCCAAGGTGTATGGAGATCCTGTTTTTGGTATGGATGCACAAATGGCAAATATGTTATACGGCTGTGTAGTACGCCCAACTAAAATTGGAGCAAAATTTATCAGTGCTGATACAAAAAAGGCAGAGAATATGCCGGGCGTGGTTAAAATAGTGCATGAGGAAGATTTTGTAGGCGTAGTTGCTACTTCGTTAATTGAAGCAGAAAATGCAAAACATGCCATTGAGGTGGTCTGGGATGCACCAGCAAGTTTAAATACGGCAGACATAACCAAAATAATGACTGTAGGCAATGGTGTTTCTAGTATTATTCAAAAAGAGGGTGATGCACTAAAGGATGAAGAAGATGTTTATTCTTTAGAATTTAGAACACCAATAGGGGCCCATGCCCAAATTGAACCAAATGGTGTTTTGGCTTCAGTTGAAGGTGATAAGGCAATTATAAAAATAGCTACCCAAGTAATAGGTATTACAAGAAAAGAAGTAGCGCAACGTTTAGGTTTTGATGAAGAAAATGTAAATGTTATACCAACTTATCTTGGTGGAGGTTTTGGTAGACGATTACACACACCGCATGCAATCCAGGCAGCCGTAATGTCAAAAGCTGTTGGTAGGCCAGTTAAGTATTTCTTTAGCCGAAAAGAAGAGTTTCAACACGATATGTTTCGCCCTCCAACACATCATAGGATAAAGGGGAAATTAGGAGAGGATGGAATGCTAGTAGGGTTAGAGCATCATTTTGTATCGGGTGATGTCGGCAATAATTCGGCCTTGCTGCCTGCTATACTTCCAAAAATTTTAGGAGCAGATGTAGGTGCAATTCGAGGCGCTTTTATTCAATATACAAAAGTGCCCAATCATAGAACAGTATATTGGTATGTAAAATTACCTTTTGCTACAAGCTGGTGGCGAAGTCTAGGATTATTGGCAAATACATTCGCTATTGAAAGTTTTATAGATGAGATGGCCTTAAAGGCAAATAAGAATCCGGTAGATTTTCGTTTAGCGCACATAAATGATGATGAAGCCGGTACAAGGTTAAAAGATGTAATACAAGCTGCAGGTGAAAAAGCAGCATACACTGATGATGTACTTAATGGGCGTGCCATGGGATTTGCTGCTTCAGTTGATGCGGGAACGCCATGCGCACATGTAGTAGAAGTTTCTATTGAAAATAATGAAATTAAAGTGCATAAGGTAACGGTTGCCTTAGACCCGGGTATTGCAGTTAATCCGGATCAAGTAAGAGCACAATGTGAGGGTTGTGTAATAATGGGAATCAGTGCATCTATGTTTGAGCAAATGTATGTTGAAAACGGAGAATTATTACCTACTATCTATGGTCCTTATGAAATGGCCTTAATGAAACATTCCCCAAAAGAAATTGATGTTGTATTGCTGCAAGGTGTTAACAAACCTGGACCAGTGGGTGAACCCCCATTAGGGCCTATAGCGGCGGCTATAGGTAATGCTGTACGCAGACTTACTGGAGAAAGACTTACTGAATTACCGCTAAAATTAAGTTGA
- a CDS encoding (2Fe-2S)-binding protein — MNITFNINGKQQSIEITDENTPLLWVVRDVLNLKGTKFGCGKAACGACTLHVDGQAIRSCSYAVKFVEGKNVTTIEGLGTPENPHPVQQAWIDEIVPQCGYCQTGFIMATAALLNKVPNPTDEDIDNNIINVCRCGTYYRMRKAIHLAAKLNTPEISSEIQNS, encoded by the coding sequence ATGAATATTACCTTTAATATTAATGGCAAGCAGCAATCAATTGAAATTACCGATGAAAACACACCGCTGCTATGGGTGGTAAGGGATGTTTTAAATCTAAAAGGAACAAAATTTGGTTGTGGAAAAGCAGCTTGTGGAGCATGTACTTTACATGTAGACGGGCAAGCGATTCGGTCTTGCTCTTATGCCGTAAAGTTTGTGGAAGGTAAAAATGTAACTACTATTGAAGGGTTGGGAACGCCAGAAAACCCGCATCCGGTACAGCAAGCATGGATAGATGAAATTGTACCACAATGTGGATATTGTCAAACTGGTTTTATTATGGCAACTGCTGCTTTGCTAAATAAAGTGCCTAATCCAACGGATGAAGATATTGATAATAATATTATTAATGTATGTCGTTGTGGAACTTATTATAGAATGCGAAAAGCAATACACCTTGCTGCCAAGTTAAATACTCCTGAAATTAGTTCTGAAATCCAAAATTCATAG
- a CDS encoding fumarylacetoacetate hydrolase family protein: MKIIGIGKNYVVDKSEIDGLKNDVQIIFTKPDSSLVTDSKDVEYPSITNQLIYEVELVVKIGKTAKNVSLKEANSYISEIGIGIDYTAKDVLTASREKKGPWALSKGFDGASPISGFKPISNFPDLDNINFDLVINGEKKQVGNTSFIIYTFAEIISFVSKFMTLNPGDMIFTGTPAVGAGETFKGDHLQASIEGELLLDFKMI; the protein is encoded by the coding sequence ATGAAAATAATAGGAATTGGAAAGAATTATGTAGTCGATAAATCTGAAATCGACGGCCTAAAAAATGATGTGCAAATCATTTTTACAAAGCCAGACTCTTCTTTAGTCACAGATAGCAAAGATGTGGAATATCCATCTATCACAAATCAGTTAATCTATGAAGTTGAATTGGTAGTTAAAATTGGAAAAACCGCTAAAAATGTTTCTCTAAAAGAAGCAAATTCATACATCTCCGAAATAGGAATTGGTATTGACTATACTGCAAAAGATGTGCTTACGGCGAGTAGAGAAAAAAAAGGTCCATGGGCTTTGTCCAAAGGTTTTGACGGTGCATCACCCATTTCCGGTTTTAAGCCGATATCTAACTTTCCTGATTTAGACAATATCAATTTTGATTTAGTTATCAATGGCGAAAAGAAGCAAGTTGGTAACACAAGCTTTATCATTTATACCTTTGCAGAAATTATAAGCTTTGTTTCTAAATTTATGACATTAAATCCTGGTGATATGATATTTACCGGAACACCAGCAGTAGGTGCCGGAGAAACATTTAAAGGAGACCACTTACAAGCTTCTATTGAAGGTGAATTGCTTTTAGACTTTAAAATGATATAG
- a CDS encoding TraB/GumN family protein — MRNLFITILTIISFSANSQNKQEYLRNNRFDLFTAEFQFPEKDFSIIGFGAYHGSAKIEDAEITLLKSLNYSQSIKYYLPETDYSIAHYFNTYLKTGDTLLLKDLVTISGIRVPQERTIEVYNKWKRLKKLNDDLPKKNKLTIVGIDIQVNYKYVSKHILELLKESKNERPAIKEIRQMVNSDTTSYSLGNLSYAHKILKFFVKDYETNKVEYQKFIRNEIELIHIIKNLKISFDFSNEYRNRDNVMYENYLALDSIYNFRNNAQFLRMGFSHIEKSREGPNGYAYFFTRLIENKIFERNKVLTIIGYYTNSEVLWDELYDDAGNYTGYTVEGGFGIGDYEKEFFRGIQDLKDTKISDRTLFKLNNIKSPYTINEPDLIEVIMEGEKSNGDAVKEMSTLDFLDYALLLSNSKASTPIYELK, encoded by the coding sequence ATGAGAAATCTATTTATAACAATACTTACAATTATAAGCTTCTCTGCAAATTCTCAAAACAAACAAGAATATTTAAGGAACAACCGCTTTGATTTATTTACAGCTGAGTTTCAGTTTCCTGAAAAAGACTTTTCTATTATTGGGTTTGGCGCATACCACGGTAGTGCAAAAATAGAAGATGCTGAAATCACTTTATTAAAGTCTTTAAATTATAGTCAATCAATTAAATATTATTTACCCGAAACCGATTACAGTATTGCCCATTATTTTAATACGTACTTAAAGACCGGAGACACCCTTTTACTTAAAGATTTGGTTACTATATCAGGCATACGGGTGCCCCAAGAACGAACTATTGAAGTCTATAACAAATGGAAAAGATTAAAAAAACTAAACGACGACCTACCAAAAAAAAATAAGCTAACGATTGTAGGTATTGACATACAAGTAAATTACAAGTATGTTTCCAAGCATATTCTAGAATTACTAAAAGAATCTAAAAACGAAAGACCAGCCATTAAAGAAATTCGACAAATGGTGAATTCCGATACTACAAGCTACAGTTTAGGAAATCTAAGTTATGCTCATAAGATTTTGAAATTTTTTGTTAAGGATTATGAAACAAATAAAGTTGAATATCAAAAGTTTATTAGAAATGAGATTGAACTAATTCACATAATTAAAAACCTAAAAATTTCATTTGATTTTTCGAATGAATACCGCAATAGGGATAATGTAATGTACGAGAACTACCTAGCTCTAGATTCAATCTATAATTTTAGGAACAATGCGCAATTCTTAAGAATGGGGTTTTCACATATTGAAAAATCTAGAGAAGGACCAAATGGATACGCATATTTTTTCACCCGATTAATTGAAAACAAAATATTTGAGAGAAATAAAGTTTTAACAATTATAGGGTATTATACGAACAGTGAGGTTTTATGGGACGAATTGTATGACGATGCAGGAAACTATACTGGTTACACTGTTGAAGGTGGCTTTGGAATTGGTGATTACGAGAAAGAATTTTTTAGAGGAATACAAGATTTAAAGGATACAAAAATTTCTGACAGAACACTTTTTAAACTAAACAACATAAAATCGCCATACACTATAAACGAACCCGATTTAATTGAAGTGATTATGGAAGGTGAAAAGTCTAACGGTGATGCTGTAAAAGAAATGTCAACTTTAGATTTTTTAGATTATGCGCTATTACTCTCCAATTCTAAAGCTAGTACACCTATTTATGAACTAAAATGA
- a CDS encoding helix-turn-helix domain-containing protein — MNFIFLLIAIFGFIITVLLLLKKNVNKLPQQFLALFYFIYSIYALQTFIVTDGLLAQFRWFYFWPLLLYSIITIPVYFYFKTIMEDKFKWKWQYLLLFVPFILSLIDLVIVFSKPATDYNQIIDKAIAFPELRFNAHYGVLRLNEHYSLRHLWLLVYLLSLGSVLKRFLALNQKDQLKVKLNRWLLLFYTALILMAVITLFFGIERLLGSNILYVTAKSLHSLQIILFLVLLVISIVPLYFPSILYGFPKNQFVVSSTTSNNSALSEQLYGLDNQELNNTLIQLEKQEVFLKQGFNLQACAELLQVPPYHAAYFFYQTKGVSFTTYRNKIRVNKAKQLIDTGFLKSNDQNALISACGFNNNSDFIKTFERISGYSLEAYKAK, encoded by the coding sequence ATGAATTTTATATTCTTATTAATAGCAATTTTTGGATTTATTATTACGGTTTTGCTATTATTGAAAAAAAATGTCAATAAATTACCTCAGCAGTTTCTTGCCCTTTTTTACTTTATTTATTCCATTTACGCCTTACAAACTTTCATTGTTACAGATGGATTACTAGCTCAATTTAGATGGTTCTATTTTTGGCCACTTCTTCTTTATAGTATAATTACTATACCTGTTTACTTCTATTTTAAAACTATTATGGAAGATAAGTTTAAATGGAAATGGCAATACCTATTGCTATTCGTTCCTTTTATTCTAAGTCTAATAGATTTAGTGATTGTATTTAGTAAACCAGCCACTGATTATAATCAGATAATCGATAAGGCCATTGCTTTTCCTGAATTGCGGTTTAACGCTCACTATGGTGTACTTAGATTAAACGAGCATTATAGCTTAAGGCATTTATGGCTCTTGGTTTATCTGCTTTCTTTAGGCTCCGTGTTAAAGCGCTTTTTAGCATTAAACCAAAAAGACCAACTTAAGGTTAAACTCAATAGATGGTTGCTTCTATTTTATACAGCATTAATATTAATGGCAGTGATTACGCTATTTTTTGGAATTGAAAGGCTTTTAGGATCAAACATATTATATGTAACCGCCAAAAGTTTACATAGCCTACAAATAATTTTATTCTTAGTCTTATTGGTTATTAGTATTGTTCCTTTATACTTCCCGTCTATTCTCTACGGATTTCCAAAAAATCAATTCGTAGTTTCATCCACAACTTCAAATAATTCTGCCTTATCCGAGCAGTTATATGGATTGGATAATCAAGAACTGAATAATACATTAATACAACTAGAGAAACAGGAAGTATTTTTAAAACAAGGTTTTAATTTACAGGCGTGTGCTGAACTTTTACAGGTACCACCTTATCATGCTGCCTATTTTTTCTATCAAACCAAAGGAGTCAGCTTTACAACTTACCGAAATAAGATTAGAGTAAATAAAGCAAAACAGCTAATTGATACCGGTTTCCTAAAATCAAACGATCAAAATGCTCTTATTTCTGCATGTGGTTTCAATAACAATAGTGATTTCATAAAAACTTTTGAGAGAATATCGGGTTATAGTTTAGAAGCTTATAAAGCTAAATAA
- a CDS encoding cation:proton antiporter → MDVFTIISVLVFLSAIFGYINARFLKLPNSIGLMLITIVFTLVVFVIGYVDDTLINAERYIITQIDFKSVLLDIMLSFLLFAGALHTNFEQLKVQRWPILVFSTLGVLVSTFLVGTGMYYLLQLLGMNISFIYCLLFGSLISPTDPIAVLGILKKAGAPKKLETKIVGESLFNDGVGVVVFLTIFQLASATEVPVTPLDIIELFGIEVIGGLALGLALGWGTYKLMRSIDDYDIEVIITLATVMVGTLIAQKFHLSAPLAMVAAGLVVGNDTVRNSAMSETTETYVDKFWELLDILLNTLLFVLIGMEMLVLSFKTEYVIAGLLAIPLVLICRYLSLLIPIKFFEKKLDFIPKTNLVMTWGGLRGGISIALALGLSDEMHRDAFLVITYIVVVFSIIGQGLTVEKLIKRVVK, encoded by the coding sequence ATGGATGTTTTTACAATAATTTCAGTACTAGTATTTCTTTCGGCAATTTTTGGTTACATAAATGCCCGATTTTTAAAATTGCCGAACAGTATTGGTTTAATGCTGATTACTATTGTTTTTACCTTGGTCGTTTTTGTTATAGGCTATGTAGACGATACCTTGATAAATGCCGAACGATATATTATTACTCAAATAGATTTTAAATCTGTACTTCTAGATATTATGTTGAGTTTTCTGTTATTCGCAGGAGCACTTCATACCAATTTTGAACAATTAAAAGTACAACGTTGGCCTATACTGGTCTTCTCAACACTAGGTGTGTTAGTTTCCACTTTTCTAGTGGGTACGGGTATGTACTATTTATTGCAGTTGTTGGGTATGAATATCTCTTTTATTTATTGTCTGCTGTTCGGGTCTTTAATATCACCCACAGATCCTATCGCAGTTTTAGGAATTTTGAAGAAAGCGGGAGCACCTAAAAAGTTAGAAACTAAAATAGTAGGGGAGTCGTTGTTCAATGACGGAGTAGGGGTCGTGGTATTCTTAACAATCTTTCAATTGGCTTCAGCCACTGAGGTGCCAGTAACTCCTTTAGATATTATAGAGCTTTTTGGTATTGAGGTTATTGGTGGTTTAGCTCTTGGTCTTGCTCTTGGTTGGGGAACATATAAGTTGATGCGTTCTATTGATGATTATGACATAGAAGTAATCATCACCTTGGCAACGGTTATGGTGGGTACATTAATTGCTCAAAAATTTCATTTATCGGCTCCTTTGGCAATGGTAGCAGCTGGTTTAGTGGTGGGTAATGATACCGTTCGTAATTCTGCCATGTCAGAAACAACGGAAACCTATGTAGATAAATTTTGGGAGCTTTTAGATATTCTTTTGAATACACTTCTATTTGTTTTGATAGGGATGGAAATGCTCGTGTTATCCTTTAAAACAGAATATGTAATTGCCGGATTATTGGCAATTCCGTTAGTACTTATTTGTCGTTATTTATCATTATTGATTCCCATTAAATTCTTTGAAAAAAAATTAGATTTTATTCCGAAAACTAATTTGGTAATGACCTGGGGTGGATTGCGTGGTGGTATATCCATAGCACTGGCATTAGGTTTATCTGATGAGATGCATAGAGATGCATTTTTGGTGATTACGTACATTGTAGTGGTATTCTCCATTATAGGGCAAGGATTAACCGTAGAGAAGCTAATAAAACGCGTAGTAAAATGA